In Bdellovibrionales bacterium, the following proteins share a genomic window:
- a CDS encoding Na/Pi cotransporter family protein yields MMSQHSSILLTLSGVSFFMLGMNLASENLQKLAANRTRDLIVSLSKRPFFGVLVGIGLTLIIQSSGAVTSMLVGLGSAGVFGLQQVMSVILGSTVGTTFTVQLLSLNVAQYGLPIFAVSFTIFFLAKNRILKQVMATAMGFGLIFFGLEMIGFGTQELRNVQTFSSFLRSLNENPFLALLVTATFTGIVHSSAVTIGFAMALTVSGQISLVDAVYWVYGANIGTTATALLASFGGNYVGRQVAWAHCFYKIVSVLLFLPFTEQLANLFGSESPQRDLANIHTAFNVGAAAVFYPFIKHGSRLIEKVFPPSEAEKEFTVKFLDRGNYQSTSVAVAHAEREVLRMADIVLSMVKDSCRILKDESPDLEHDIRLRDDRVDLLNREINLFLVRHMEDGDIVAQKNMMRIIDFSADLESAADVVDNSLLDLARKKHTLKLEFTSEGWKEIQEIHREVVKAVEMSISCFQVEDKELAAKVIFHKREIRQMERRFREANIERLVKGRNTSVNTSSIHLDALTEFRRIVGIVSNHAYGLLKDADPYNALPRR; encoded by the coding sequence ATGATGTCGCAGCATTCTTCTATTTTATTGACCCTTTCTGGTGTCTCATTTTTTATGCTGGGGATGAATCTCGCCAGCGAGAACTTGCAAAAACTTGCGGCCAATCGAACTCGTGATTTGATCGTGAGTCTTTCTAAACGCCCCTTTTTCGGAGTGTTGGTTGGAATCGGTCTGACTTTAATTATTCAGAGTTCGGGCGCCGTGACGTCCATGTTGGTCGGTCTCGGGTCTGCGGGAGTGTTTGGCCTCCAGCAAGTCATGAGCGTCATCTTAGGGTCGACAGTAGGAACCACTTTTACAGTGCAACTGCTGAGCTTGAATGTGGCCCAGTATGGTCTGCCCATTTTTGCCGTCTCTTTTACAATCTTTTTTCTCGCAAAAAATCGCATTCTTAAACAAGTGATGGCGACAGCCATGGGCTTTGGTTTGATTTTTTTTGGCCTTGAGATGATTGGCTTCGGAACGCAGGAGTTAAGGAATGTGCAAACCTTTTCCTCCTTTTTAAGAAGTCTGAATGAGAATCCTTTCCTCGCGCTACTAGTAACGGCGACGTTTACGGGAATTGTTCATAGCAGTGCGGTCACGATCGGTTTTGCAATGGCCTTGACGGTTTCAGGCCAAATCAGTCTAGTCGATGCCGTGTATTGGGTCTACGGAGCAAACATTGGAACGACAGCGACAGCCCTCCTTGCCAGCTTTGGAGGAAACTATGTGGGCCGCCAGGTGGCCTGGGCCCATTGTTTCTACAAAATTGTGAGTGTTTTGTTGTTTCTGCCCTTTACAGAGCAACTGGCCAATTTATTTGGATCAGAAAGTCCGCAGAGGGATTTGGCAAATATTCATACAGCTTTCAATGTTGGAGCTGCCGCAGTCTTTTATCCCTTTATCAAGCATGGATCCAGACTTATCGAAAAGGTCTTCCCCCCATCCGAAGCAGAAAAGGAATTCACCGTTAAATTCCTTGATCGGGGAAACTATCAGAGCACCTCCGTTGCGGTTGCTCATGCCGAGCGTGAAGTTTTAAGGATGGCAGATATCGTATTGAGCATGGTGAAAGACTCCTGCCGAATTTTGAAGGATGAAAGCCCTGATCTCGAGCACGATATTCGCTTGAGAGATGATCGGGTTGACCTGCTCAATCGCGAGATCAATCTGTTTTTGGTCAGACACATGGAAGACGGTGATATTGTTGCACAAAAAAACATGATGCGAATAATTGATTTTTCGGCTGATTTGGAGAGTGCGGCAGATGTGGTTGACAACAGTCTCTTAGATTTGGCTCGCAAAAAGCACACCTTGAAATTGGAATTTACGAGCGAAGGGTGGAAAGAGATTCAGGAAATTCATAGGGAAGTCGTGAAGGCCGTGGAGATGTCGATTAGCTGCTTCCAGGTAGAAGATAAGGAATTGGCTGCTAAGGTCATTTTTCACAAGCGAGAGATTCGTCAAATGGAGCGACGCTTTCGGGAAGCCAATATAGAACGCCTCGTCAAAGGCCGTAATACTTCCGTTAACACAAGTTCTATTCATTTGGACGCCCTCACCGAGTTCCGTCGCATTGTTGGGATCGTCTCAAATCACGCCTACGGCCTTCTCAAAGATGCGGATCCCTATAACGCTCTGCCACGTCGCTGA